Below is a window of Virgibacillus sp. NKC19-3 DNA.
AATGTCATGCTGTATGAAATGACTGTCTCATCGTCTGTCACTTGGTCGAGTCGGACACTGCTGACGAGTGGCTGTTCAGATAGATTATCCATTAATACTTCTTGTTCATCCTCGCTGGCAGCATCTTTTCCTTCAAATAATACAGTTGTGGGCGCTAGACTGCCTGCCTCGAAATTCTCCTCCACTATTTCGTACCCTTCTCTGGAGGGCATATCCTCAGGGAAAGATTTTAAAATATTAAATTCATAATCTAGATTTAAAATGTTACTAGCCGATACAAGGATAAAGAGACCAATGATCGAAACAGACATGATCGGTTTTTTTGTGACAAATCGACCTGTCTTACTCCAAAAGGAACTCATTTTTACTGAGCTCTGCCCAACACGTGGAATCAATGGCCAAAATGATTTTCTCCCAAACAACATAAATAGGGCGGGGACAAGTGTCACGGATGCCAGTATAATGATAACAAGTGTTGTGCCAAAAATGGGTGCAAAATTTCGATAATCGCCCAGTGATGCAACAATTAAAATAAGCATTGCTGCTAATACTGTTGCACTTGAAAAAAAGACTGGCAACCCGATTCCACGCATCGCTATTTTCATTGCATCATATTTATTCTCATGGATTTTTAACTCTTCTCGAAAGCGGGAGAATATGAACAAAGAATAATCTACAACAGCCGCAAACAACAAGATTGTCATAATGGATATGGTCTGAGTACTCATCAATAGACCCGCTTTTCCTAATAACCCCAATACCTGCGATGCGATTAGATATACCAAACCTGCTGCTACCAAAGGTATGAAGGCTAGGAGTGGCGAACGGTATATAACAACTAATAAAGCAAGTATGATCCCGACTGTTGACTTAATAAGAACAAAATCTGCTCTGGAAAAAAGGTCATTGGTATCTGTAGCAATTCCTGCGGGTCCTGTCACATATAAATTCAAATTTTTCGTATGTTGATCTGTTAAATGTTGAATGTGATGGAGGATTTCTTTTATTTCCGGTGTGTCTAGTGTACTGCTTAGGTAGATGGGTATTAGTGCAGTGGAGCCATTTTCTGAGAAAAAACCTTCTGTGGCTTGAGGAGGCAATTCTCCTAGTGGAACAACTTCTTCAATTCCAGTCATATTTTCTGCATCCATAGCATTCAATAGTTCTGTTAGCTCAGGTAGCTCTATTTCATGTTTCATGGATTCAAAAACGAGTAAAGCAGGAAGCTTATTAGCGTCTTCAACGTATGTATCCACTTTTTCGCTTGCCTCAATTGATGGCGCATCTTCAGGTAGGGCTTCAATGCTGGAGACCTGATAATGATGCGCACCAGGAGAAAAGGCTGCCAATAGGATCGTAATAAGTGCCCAAATGCCTAGCGTAATCCACATGCCTCTTTTCGTGCAAATACAATCCGTGATTGATTGTAAGGCATTTTTCATATCCATATCCCCATCCTTGGCATAATATTTCAAAATGACTGTCATCTTATTATTATCGAAAAAGATAGTAGTGTCAAATACTAGTTTGAAAATTGTAAGGGAGTATACATCGTTTGATGGTAGAGATATACATGATTAATTTGTTTTGTTCCATCGTGCAATTGTGTTTCTAAAAAGCTCGCTGAATTTATCCCGATCCTCCTGCGTAAATGCTTTGGGCCCTTTTGTTCGTTTACCGCTTTTTCTAGCCATGGCATTCATGTAGCGTGTTTGTAAGAGGTGGTCAATATTTTCATTTGTATACATGAAGCCTTTGTGATGTAGTACCGTGCATCCTTTTGCCAATCCCAGCGATGCTAGGCCGTAGTCCTGTGTAATAATAATATCGCCCTTCTTGGCAAGTTTCATAATTTTATAATCCGCAGCTTCTGCTCCGGTGTCAACATAAACCGTTTCTACTCCGTCTCCCTCCTCATTATTAGAAAAATGGGCAAAGCTTTTGACAAGCACGACAGGAATCTGTGCGTCTTGAGCGATGGAAACGACGATATCTTTTACTGGACTAGCATCTGCATCAACGTAGATTTTCATTGGATTCACCTATTTTTCGTATGTCAGTAATCGTATAGCTTCATTTTATCAAAGTTATTTAGGTAAGGCGATAAGATGGATGAAAGGAAAATAATAAAAGGCATTTTTCAAATGATATGTTTCATTATAATTAGATAATCGTAATTTTGAAAGGCAGAATGAGAGGTGATTGGCTGGGAGAAGCGGAGTAGTGTTGTTGGGCGT
It encodes the following:
- a CDS encoding MMPL family transporter, which encodes MKNALQSITDCICTKRGMWITLGIWALITILLAAFSPGAHHYQVSSIEALPEDAPSIEASEKVDTYVEDANKLPALLVFESMKHEIELPELTELLNAMDAENMTGIEEVVPLGELPPQATEGFFSENGSTALIPIYLSSTLDTPEIKEILHHIQHLTDQHTKNLNLYVTGPAGIATDTNDLFSRADFVLIKSTVGIILALLVVIYRSPLLAFIPLVAAGLVYLIASQVLGLLGKAGLLMSTQTISIMTILLFAAVVDYSLFIFSRFREELKIHENKYDAMKIAMRGIGLPVFFSSATVLAAMLILIVASLGDYRNFAPIFGTTLVIIILASVTLVPALFMLFGRKSFWPLIPRVGQSSVKMSSFWSKTGRFVTKKPIMSVSIIGLFILVSASNILNLDYEFNILKSFPEDMPSREGYEIVEENFEAGSLAPTTVLFEGKDAASEDEQEVLMDNLSEQPLVSSVRLDQVTDDETVISYSMTFEENPYEAQTMDALETIQNDSDAIVKASNLNGDLFFAGETATSIDDRSLNNRDLILIIVLETILIFVMLIFLTKSFKMPLYMMGTILISFAAALGLGMSLTNLFFDIDTISNRVPVYAFIFLIALGIDYNIMLVSRFMEEREKYPVKKAVEIAVANTGGVISSAGVILAATFAVLMTQPIQLLFVFGFIVAVGILIDTFLIRGVLLPGLLVLFEKDKSRADL
- a CDS encoding YaiI/YqxD family protein, yielding MKIYVDADASPVKDIVVSIAQDAQIPVVLVKSFAHFSNNEEGDGVETVYVDTGAEAADYKIMKLAKKGDIIITQDYGLASLGLAKGCTVLHHKGFMYTNENIDHLLQTRYMNAMARKSGKRTKGPKAFTQEDRDKFSELFRNTIARWNKTN